Proteins from a single region of Salvelinus fontinalis isolate EN_2023a chromosome 15, ASM2944872v1, whole genome shotgun sequence:
- the efcab2 gene encoding dynein regulatory complex protein 8 isoform X2 → MCLTTSSTRQWMSGTIIRSLGCFPNEGELHDVIAEIEEEEPTGYIRFEKFLPTMTKVLMERKFRPIPEDLMLQAFEVLDKQKKGHLELEELTKYMTQEGEPFTQEEMEEMLSAAMDPDKNLIFYKDFVSMMTVDDPR, encoded by the exons ATGTGTTTGACCACGAGTTCAACAAGACAGTGGATGTCAG GCACTATCATCCGCTCCCTAGGCTGCTTCCCTAACGAAGGGGAGCTACATGACGTCATAGCAGAG ATTGAGGAGGAGGAGCCGACGGGATACATCCGCTTTGAGAAGTTCCTCCCCACCATGACCAAGGTTCTAATGGAGCGCAA GTTCCGGCCCATCCCAGAGGACCTGATGCTCCAGGCCTTTGAG GTTCTAGATAAGCAGAAAAAGGGACATTTGGAACTGGAGGAGCTCACAAAGTACATGACACAGGAAG GAGAGCCCTTCACccaggaagagatggaggagatgtTGTCAGCTGCAATGGACCCTGACAAGAACCTCATCTTCTACAAAGACTTTGTTAGCATGATGACTGTGGATGACCCCAGATAG
- the efcab2 gene encoding dynein regulatory complex protein 8 isoform X1 produces the protein MAEDKESAEAIVSEVHKKIRAAFDVFDHEFNKTVDVREIGTIIRSLGCFPNEGELHDVIAEIEEEEPTGYIRFEKFLPTMTKVLMERKFRPIPEDLMLQAFEVLDKQKKGHLELEELTKYMTQEGEPFTQEEMEEMLSAAMDPDKNLIFYKDFVSMMTVDDPR, from the exons ATGGCGGAAGACAAGGAAAGCGCAG AGGCCATAGTATCGGAGGTCCACAAGAAGATCCGCGCTGCTTTTGATGTGTTTGACCACGAGTTCAACAAGACAGTGGATGTCAG GGAGATAGGCACTATCATCCGCTCCCTAGGCTGCTTCCCTAACGAAGGGGAGCTACATGACGTCATAGCAGAG ATTGAGGAGGAGGAGCCGACGGGATACATCCGCTTTGAGAAGTTCCTCCCCACCATGACCAAGGTTCTAATGGAGCGCAA GTTCCGGCCCATCCCAGAGGACCTGATGCTCCAGGCCTTTGAG GTTCTAGATAAGCAGAAAAAGGGACATTTGGAACTGGAGGAGCTCACAAAGTACATGACACAGGAAG GAGAGCCCTTCACccaggaagagatggaggagatgtTGTCAGCTGCAATGGACCCTGACAAGAACCTCATCTTCTACAAAGACTTTGTTAGCATGATGACTGTGGATGACCCCAGATAG